From a region of the Anaeromyxobacter sp. genome:
- a CDS encoding metal-dependent hydrolase has protein sequence MDTVTQFVIGAAAGQVVGGRALGRTAALVGGLAGWLPDADVLIRSAADPLLAIEQHRAFTHALVFTPVGAALVAAPFLLRREWRARAGAVYAAALAGWATHAPLDACTSYGTQLLWPFSDQRIAWNVVSIVDPVITLPLLLGVVLAAWLRSAWPAAAALAVALAWLGVGALQHARAADAQGAWPPPAATRWCVPSSIPPSPTWCSGEASTRRPTAGSTPMPCACRSPGAP, from the coding sequence ATGGACACCGTCACCCAGTTCGTCATCGGAGCCGCCGCGGGCCAGGTCGTGGGCGGGCGGGCGCTCGGCCGCACGGCGGCGCTGGTGGGCGGGCTGGCCGGGTGGTTGCCGGACGCCGACGTGCTCATCCGCAGCGCCGCAGACCCGCTCCTCGCCATCGAGCAGCACCGCGCCTTCACCCACGCGCTCGTCTTCACGCCCGTGGGTGCAGCGCTCGTCGCGGCGCCGTTCCTGCTGCGCCGCGAGTGGCGGGCCAGGGCGGGGGCGGTCTACGCCGCCGCGCTGGCAGGCTGGGCGACCCACGCCCCCCTCGACGCCTGCACCAGCTACGGCACGCAGCTCCTCTGGCCCTTCTCCGACCAGCGCATCGCCTGGAACGTGGTCTCCATCGTCGACCCGGTGATCACCCTGCCCCTGCTCCTCGGGGTGGTGCTGGCCGCCTGGTTGCGGAGCGCCTGGCCGGCCGCGGCCGCGCTGGCCGTGGCGCTGGCCTGGCTCGGGGTGGGCGCCCTGCAGCACGCCCGCGCCGCCGACGCCCAGGGGGCCTGGCCGCCGCCCGCGGCCACGAGGTGGTGCGTTCCCTCGTCGATCCCTCCCTCGCCAACGTGGTGCTCTGGCGAAGCCTCTACCAGACGCCCGACGGCCGGCTCCACGCCGATGCCCTGCGCCTGCCGCTCGCCGGGGGCACCGTGA
- a CDS encoding VOC family protein produces the protein MPNHQIVPCLWFDGQAEQAADLYLRTFPRGRITGTTRYPESLDTPGGRPRGSLLTVELELAGRRFTLLDGGPLFRPNPSISFFVHADTPAEADRLFAPLADGGQVLMPLDAYPWSARYGWVQDRFGVSWQVIAGRRPPGGAAIAPCFMFAGPQHGRAEEAMRAWAGIFPDSRLGDLERYAPGEGPEGTVKHGRFVLAGQDLVAMDSHLAHGLTFNEAVSLQVMCEDQATLDRVWDALATGGSHGPCGWLKDRFGVSWQVVPIRLLAWLTGGDAAARDRVFAALLTMEKLDLAALERASGGG, from the coding sequence ATGCCCAACCACCAGATCGTGCCGTGCCTCTGGTTCGACGGCCAGGCCGAGCAGGCCGCCGACCTCTACCTCCGGACCTTCCCGAGGGGACGGATCACCGGGACCACCCGCTACCCGGAGTCCCTCGACACCCCAGGCGGCCGGCCGCGCGGCAGCCTGCTCACGGTGGAGCTCGAGCTGGCGGGGCGGCGCTTCACGCTGCTCGACGGCGGCCCGCTCTTCCGGCCCAACCCGAGCATCTCCTTCTTCGTCCACGCCGATACGCCGGCGGAGGCCGACCGGCTCTTCGCGCCGCTCGCCGACGGCGGCCAGGTGCTCATGCCGCTCGACGCCTACCCCTGGAGCGCCCGCTATGGCTGGGTGCAGGATCGCTTCGGCGTCTCCTGGCAGGTGATCGCCGGGCGCCGCCCGCCCGGCGGCGCGGCCATCGCCCCGTGCTTCATGTTCGCGGGGCCGCAGCACGGCCGGGCCGAGGAGGCCATGCGCGCCTGGGCGGGGATCTTCCCGGACAGCCGCCTCGGCGACCTGGAGCGCTACGCGCCGGGGGAGGGTCCGGAGGGCACGGTGAAGCACGGTCGCTTCGTGCTGGCGGGGCAGGATCTGGTCGCCATGGACAGCCACCTGGCCCACGGGCTCACCTTCAACGAGGCGGTCTCGCTGCAGGTGATGTGCGAGGACCAGGCGACGCTGGATCGGGTCTGGGACGCCCTGGCCACCGGCGGCTCCCACGGCCCCTGCGGCTGGCTGAAGGACCGCTTCGGCGTCTCCTGGCAGGTGGTGCCGATCCGCCTCCTGGCGTGGCTGACGGGGGGCGACGCCGCGGCGCGGGATCGGGTCTTCGCGGCGCTGCTGACGATGGAGAAGCTCGACCTGGCGGCGCTGGAGCGCGCCTCCGGGGGAGGGTAG
- a CDS encoding ThiF family adenylyltransferase — translation MRRALGDLPDRTALVFGLGALGGPAAHALAAAGVGRLLLADQAPVESTDLVVAPLLAEGSVGQPRAAAAALALARLFPALEVTVVEQPLVTDAAPMALHGADLVVEASGRFPLMFAVNDAGVALGVPVVHGAVAAFTLQLLTTLPGVTGCLRCLFEGPPPPAEAGVLDADPLGPLAGLAGSLMGIEAARVLGGLPGAYAGQLLAYEARTGWSRTVPVAPRPGCAACGHVIAARASTGEAAP, via the coding sequence ATGAGGCGGGCCCTGGGAGATCTGCCGGACAGGACGGCGCTGGTGTTCGGGCTGGGGGCCCTGGGCGGCCCGGCGGCGCACGCGCTGGCCGCGGCCGGGGTCGGGCGCCTCCTCCTCGCCGACCAGGCCCCGGTGGAGTCCACCGACCTGGTGGTGGCGCCGCTCCTCGCCGAGGGCTCGGTGGGCCAGCCGCGCGCCGCCGCCGCCGCGCTGGCCCTGGCCAGGCTCTTCCCGGCGCTCGAGGTCACGGTCGTGGAGCAGCCGCTCGTCACCGACGCCGCCCCAATGGCCCTGCACGGCGCGGACCTGGTGGTGGAGGCCTCCGGGCGGTTCCCCCTCATGTTCGCGGTGAACGACGCCGGGGTGGCCCTCGGGGTGCCGGTGGTGCACGGCGCCGTCGCGGCCTTCACGCTCCAGCTCCTGACCACCCTGCCCGGCGTCACCGGCTGCCTGCGCTGCCTCTTCGAGGGTCCTCCGCCGCCGGCCGAGGCGGGCGTCCTCGACGCCGACCCGCTCGGCCCCCTGGCCGGGCTGGCCGGCTCGCTCATGGGGATCGAGGCGGCGCGCGTCCTCGGCGGCCTCCCGGGCGCCTACGCCGGCCAGCTCCTCGCCTACGAGGCCCGCACCGGCTGGTCGCGGACGGTGCCGGTGGCGCCGCGGCCTGGCTGCGCCGCCTGCGGGCACGTCATCGCGGCGCGGGCATCGACCGGGGAGGCCGCCCCGTGA
- a CDS encoding ThiF family adenylyltransferase, producing MSPAHDPAARFARQQALPGYGEAGLPRLARARVHVVGAGPLAGPTLLSLARAGIGTLYVDDGGDVDPWDAGGWLYAPVDQGRSRMLAALEVVRASCAAVVVRPFATDTRPTATAVCSGNEAVARTAAERARLAGLPHVVAVGDAAGGEVVTIPVGAPCFACAARPGARAQPAGGAASALASLAALELLLLLIGTGTGQTLGRRVLLQGGRPRVETTARRPGCQCQRG from the coding sequence GTGAGCCCCGCCCACGACCCGGCGGCCCGCTTCGCCCGCCAGCAGGCCCTGCCTGGCTACGGCGAGGCCGGCCTGCCGCGGCTGGCCCGCGCCCGGGTCCACGTGGTGGGAGCCGGCCCGCTGGCCGGGCCCACCCTGCTCTCCCTGGCGCGCGCCGGGATCGGCACGCTCTACGTGGACGACGGCGGCGACGTGGATCCCTGGGACGCGGGCGGCTGGCTCTACGCCCCCGTCGATCAGGGCCGCTCCCGCATGCTCGCCGCCCTCGAGGTGGTGCGCGCCTCCTGCGCGGCGGTGGTGGTCCGGCCGTTCGCCACCGACACCAGGCCGACGGCCACCGCGGTCTGCTCGGGCAACGAGGCGGTGGCTCGCACCGCGGCCGAGCGGGCCCGGCTGGCCGGCCTGCCCCATGTGGTCGCGGTCGGCGACGCCGCGGGCGGAGAGGTGGTGACCATCCCGGTCGGCGCGCCCTGCTTCGCCTGCGCCGCGCGCCCCGGGGCGCGCGCCCAGCCGGCCGGCGGCGCGGCCTCGGCGCTGGCCTCGCTGGCCGCGCTCGAGCTGCTGCTGCTGCTGATCGGCACGGGGACGGGCCAGACGCTCGGGCGGCGGGTGCTGCTGCAGGGCGGGCGGCCGCGCGTCGAGACCACGGCGCGCCGCCCCGGGTGCCAGTGCCAGCGCGGCTGA
- a CDS encoding IPT/TIG domain-containing protein, producing the protein MSRLVSDLEFTSGRREPPQQTVVKAPAPWTPPPDAGTLPEPTIEVVTPHRAPAAGGVQVVIRGQHLRVSQVMFGSRAARIVAASGEAVTVEVPAGKPGQVTIALTNADGSWALAGQPFTYLE; encoded by the coding sequence ATGAGCCGCCTCGTCAGCGACCTCGAGTTCACGTCCGGGCGGCGCGAGCCCCCGCAGCAGACGGTGGTGAAGGCGCCTGCCCCCTGGACGCCGCCGCCGGACGCCGGGACCCTCCCCGAGCCCACCATCGAGGTGGTGACGCCGCACCGTGCACCGGCCGCCGGCGGGGTGCAGGTGGTCATCCGCGGGCAGCACCTGCGGGTGTCGCAGGTGATGTTCGGCTCCAGGGCGGCCCGCATCGTGGCCGCCAGCGGTGAGGCGGTGACCGTGGAGGTCCCTGCGGGCAAGCCCGGCCAGGTGACCATCGCCCTCACCAACGCCGACGGGAGCTGGGCGCTGGCCGGCCAGCCCTTCACCTACCTGGAGTGA
- a CDS encoding multicopper oxidase domain-containing protein — translation MSDPSKKAEGQATSGMTRRDLLKIGAASGAATVVGAALGTVPTPAAAQGVPVCSGLNAIEAYPVSPLILRPFTDPLPIPQAVAPETAATVASWPNQPGPGVGQQDVDGGTHQFYPGQVGTFCENMPQPVVYRLKLEVGEHSYSSSPVRTLVPYVGVDGNTVPAGTVVPQLPKTTIYGFNGQFPGPMINAEYGKPNLVRFENHLDENPLNLDRGDFGDPELGFLTHLHNGHTAPESDGNPHHKPEAYQPGDWVDNLYLNYPAGGDENEKQSFLWFHDHREGHTGANVYKGMAGLYPIYDPILDPGDETRGLRLPGVRRNNPDGTFNVDYDIPLAIHDVALDDGDVPHQDFHNGCGESHPEWWGKSFFRHFPNHGFVGDVFCVNGVAFPVLTVKRRKYRFRFLTAAIARQFELSFMRSTRGPIAAVDLGYTGGELQGQYRLPDARLALRQTQIATGGGLLPSAIVRDAIENWPGMRHEVVIDFTKWIDGRATRKGEVVWLVNTMKMLDGRKANNSTRLGNDPRYKTPVMKIIIGDDAPDASIMPRVGRPLRPMPSRPADLASLPRRTFDLERGGFGGEIQWLINGHPFEPTVPLAVVKRGQPEVWTVKTAGGWSHPMHFHQEEHQVLTRDGQPAELVAGHADDLARDDIIALDAGEEVSMYRNFRTFTGKYVAHCHNLAHEDHSMMFGWIIEP, via the coding sequence ATGAGTGATCCGTCCAAGAAGGCCGAAGGCCAGGCGACCAGCGGCATGACCCGCCGCGACCTCCTCAAGATCGGCGCCGCCTCGGGCGCCGCCACCGTGGTGGGCGCCGCGCTCGGGACCGTCCCCACGCCGGCCGCGGCGCAGGGCGTCCCGGTCTGCAGCGGCCTGAACGCCATCGAGGCCTACCCGGTCAGCCCGCTCATCCTCCGGCCCTTCACCGACCCGCTGCCCATCCCGCAGGCGGTCGCGCCGGAGACCGCGGCCACGGTGGCCAGCTGGCCCAACCAGCCCGGCCCGGGCGTCGGGCAGCAGGACGTGGACGGCGGCACCCACCAGTTCTATCCGGGACAGGTGGGCACCTTCTGCGAGAACATGCCGCAGCCGGTCGTCTACCGGCTCAAGCTCGAGGTGGGGGAGCACTCCTACAGCTCCTCGCCGGTGCGGACCCTGGTCCCCTACGTCGGCGTCGACGGCAACACCGTGCCGGCCGGCACCGTGGTGCCCCAGCTGCCCAAGACCACCATCTACGGCTTCAACGGCCAGTTCCCCGGCCCGATGATCAACGCCGAGTACGGCAAGCCGAACCTGGTCCGCTTCGAGAACCACCTCGACGAGAACCCGCTCAACCTCGACCGCGGCGACTTCGGCGATCCGGAGCTGGGCTTCCTCACCCACCTGCACAACGGCCACACCGCCCCCGAGTCCGACGGCAACCCGCACCACAAGCCGGAGGCCTACCAGCCGGGCGACTGGGTGGACAACCTCTACCTGAACTACCCGGCCGGCGGCGACGAGAACGAGAAGCAGTCCTTCCTCTGGTTCCACGACCACCGCGAGGGGCACACCGGCGCCAACGTCTACAAGGGCATGGCCGGCCTCTACCCCATCTACGACCCGATCCTGGACCCGGGCGACGAGACCAGGGGCCTCCGGCTGCCCGGCGTGCGCCGCAACAACCCGGACGGCACCTTCAACGTGGACTACGACATCCCCCTCGCCATCCACGACGTGGCCCTCGACGACGGCGACGTGCCCCACCAGGACTTCCACAACGGCTGCGGCGAGTCCCACCCCGAGTGGTGGGGCAAGTCCTTCTTCCGCCACTTCCCCAACCACGGCTTCGTGGGCGACGTCTTCTGCGTCAACGGCGTCGCCTTCCCGGTGCTGACGGTGAAGCGCAGGAAGTACCGCTTCCGCTTCCTCACCGCCGCCATCGCGCGCCAGTTCGAGCTGTCGTTCATGCGGTCGACCCGCGGGCCGATCGCGGCCGTGGACCTCGGCTACACGGGCGGCGAGCTGCAGGGCCAGTACCGGCTGCCCGACGCCCGCCTGGCGCTGCGCCAGACCCAGATCGCCACCGGCGGCGGGCTGCTGCCCTCGGCCATCGTGCGCGACGCCATCGAGAACTGGCCGGGCATGCGCCACGAGGTGGTCATCGACTTCACCAAGTGGATCGACGGCCGGGCCACCAGGAAGGGCGAGGTGGTCTGGCTGGTCAACACCATGAAGATGCTGGACGGGCGCAAGGCCAACAACAGCACCCGGCTCGGCAACGACCCCCGCTACAAGACCCCGGTGATGAAGATCATCATCGGCGACGACGCCCCGGACGCCAGCATCATGCCCAGGGTCGGTCGGCCGCTGCGGCCCATGCCGTCGAGGCCCGCCGACCTGGCCTCCCTGCCGCGCCGCACCTTCGACCTGGAGCGCGGCGGCTTCGGCGGCGAGATCCAGTGGCTCATCAACGGCCACCCCTTCGAGCCGACCGTTCCGCTGGCGGTGGTGAAGCGTGGCCAGCCCGAGGTCTGGACCGTCAAGACCGCCGGCGGCTGGAGCCACCCGATGCACTTCCACCAGGAGGAGCACCAGGTCCTCACCCGCGACGGCCAGCCGGCCGAGCTGGTGGCGGGCCACGCCGACGACCTCGCCCGCGACGACATCATCGCGCTCGACGCCGGGGAGGAGGTCAGCATGTACCGCAACTTCCGCACCTTCACCGGCAAGTACGTGGCCCACTGCCACAACCTGGCCCACGAGGACCACTCCATGATGTTCGGCTGGATCATCGAGCCGTAG
- a CDS encoding efflux RND transporter periplasmic adaptor subunit, whose translation MRTLSLVVLCLAIGLGGFLAGRSASAPSGAPASAARAIRHYACPMHPTMKSDAPGTAPCCGMALEPVFQDGRAAAGVAPLPPGAVAIEAGLRQLQGVKVGPVGKGASSHTVRLFGRVAPDETRLYSLNAAQEGSIQELASVTTGSFVKKDQRLGAFFSAEMRSALQSFITALDVIDLDPQARADTGQIVAAGSTPNRNAQFVVERLRAMGMSLHQMHEVRRTRLVPLDIDIRSPADGLILARSVTPGQKFDKGAEWFRIANLDRVWILADLLEGDAPLARPGARATVTIPGRPGTLTAVVSRVPPQFDPASRTLKVRLELENPGALLRPDMYVDVELSVERPAALTVPVDAIVDSGLRRTVFVERGDGIYAPQAIQTGWRAGDRVEVVAGLQAGDRIVLAGAFLVDSESQLRSAAVPTGAPGTGADAGAGAHTATGADAGAGPAGASAKDPVCGMSVDEARAQAAGKTADHRGRRYAFCSDACRIRFEAAPATFTATGVPGGAHHDGHDHGTLQATAGAGARP comes from the coding sequence ATGCGCACGCTTTCCCTCGTGGTCCTCTGCCTGGCCATCGGCCTGGGCGGATTCCTGGCCGGTCGCTCGGCCTCGGCCCCGTCTGGCGCCCCGGCTTCCGCGGCGCGCGCCATCCGCCACTACGCCTGCCCCATGCACCCGACCATGAAGTCGGACGCGCCGGGCACCGCGCCCTGCTGCGGCATGGCGCTCGAGCCCGTCTTCCAGGACGGGCGCGCCGCCGCCGGCGTGGCCCCGCTCCCGCCCGGCGCCGTGGCCATCGAGGCCGGCCTGCGCCAACTCCAGGGGGTGAAGGTCGGCCCGGTCGGGAAGGGCGCCTCGAGCCACACCGTTCGCCTCTTCGGCCGGGTGGCCCCCGACGAGACCCGCCTCTACAGCCTCAACGCGGCCCAGGAGGGCTCCATCCAGGAGCTCGCCAGCGTCACCACCGGGTCCTTCGTGAAGAAGGACCAGCGGCTCGGCGCCTTCTTCTCCGCCGAGATGCGCTCCGCCCTGCAGTCCTTCATCACGGCGCTCGACGTCATCGACCTCGATCCGCAGGCCCGCGCCGACACCGGGCAGATCGTGGCCGCCGGCTCCACGCCCAACCGGAACGCGCAGTTCGTCGTCGAGCGGCTCCGCGCCATGGGCATGTCGCTGCATCAGATGCACGAGGTGCGGCGGACCCGCCTGGTGCCGCTGGACATCGACATCCGCTCGCCGGCCGACGGCCTGATCCTGGCCCGGAGCGTCACCCCTGGCCAGAAGTTCGACAAGGGCGCCGAGTGGTTCCGCATCGCCAACCTCGACCGGGTCTGGATCCTGGCCGACCTGCTGGAGGGCGACGCCCCCCTGGCCCGCCCGGGCGCCAGGGCCACCGTCACCATCCCCGGCCGCCCAGGGACGCTCACCGCCGTGGTGAGCCGGGTCCCGCCCCAGTTCGACCCGGCCTCGCGGACCTTGAAGGTCCGGCTCGAGCTCGAGAACCCCGGCGCCCTGCTCAGGCCCGACATGTACGTGGACGTCGAGCTCAGCGTGGAGCGCCCGGCCGCGCTGACCGTGCCGGTGGACGCCATCGTCGACTCCGGGCTGCGCCGCACCGTCTTCGTGGAGCGAGGCGACGGGATCTACGCGCCCCAGGCCATCCAGACCGGCTGGCGCGCCGGCGATCGCGTGGAGGTGGTGGCTGGCCTGCAGGCGGGCGACCGCATCGTCCTGGCGGGCGCCTTCCTGGTCGACTCGGAGAGCCAGCTCAGGTCCGCCGCCGTCCCGACCGGCGCCCCGGGCACCGGGGCCGACGCCGGGGCCGGGGCCCACACCGCGACCGGGGCCGACGCCGGGGCTGGCCCGGCCGGCGCCTCCGCCAAGGACCCGGTCTGCGGCATGAGCGTGGACGAGGCCAGGGCCCAGGCCGCCGGCAAGACCGCCGACCACCGGGGCCGCCGCTACGCCTTCTGCTCCGACGCCTGCCGCATCCGCTTCGAGGCCGCCCCCGCGACCTTCACGGCCACCGGGGTGCCCGGCGGCGCGCACCACGACGGCCACGACCACGGCACCCTGCAGGCCACCGCCGGGGCCGGGGCCAGGCCATGA
- a CDS encoding efflux RND transporter permease subunit: MIDRLIEFSVRNRFLVFALAVAGCLAGWWSMRHVALDAIPDLSDTQVIIYSKWDRSPDLVEDQVTYPIVTAMLGAPKVKAVRGYSDFGYSYVYVIFEDGTDIYWARSRTTELLSSVVSSLPQGVKTELGPDATALGWVFQYVLEDTSGRHDLAELRSAQDWYLRYHLRSVPGVAEVASLGGFVQQYQVNLDPNRLRAHGIPIGRVVEAVKGGNGDAGGRLIEVAGAEYMVRGRGYARSVQDFEDLVVGGERGAPIRVKDVGQVVVGPELRRGVVDLDGTGDAVSGIVVMRQGENALQVIDRVKAKLAQVAPGLPAGVKVVPIYDRSELIDRSIDTLRSTLLEVLLTVSVVILLFLWHVPSAIIPLVTIPVAVLISFIPFQAMGITANIMSLGGIAIAIGALVDAAIVVVEQTHKRLEEWEREGRPGDYVEVIIAAVKQVGPTSFFALLVIGVSFMPVLALEDQEGRLFKPLAYTKNLAMVVAAFLAITLDPALRVTLTHFRTFDFKPRWLARASNALVGGKIHAEEHHPVSRWLMAAYEPVVAWALRHRLLVVGGALGLVLATIPVYRQLGSEFMPPLDEGALLYMPTTVPGLSIAEAQRLLQVSDGILKRFPEVDRVLGKAGRAETATDPAPLSMLETVVTLKPHAAWRRADTWWTGWAPGFLRPALRHLTPDHISPEQLVSEMNEALTLVGVSNAWTMPIKGRIEMLSTGMRTPVGLKVSGADLEQIERIGVQAEAILPSVRGTRSVFAERAGRGYFLDVEWRRDALAREGLTVDEAQMVLQAAVGGENVSTAFQGRARYPVNVRYQRDFRSDLDALGRVLVPVEGGQRHVALSQLATLRTAAGPSMIRNEDGLLTGYVYVDLAGRDPVGYVEEASALLASKLTLPAGYAVTWSGQYESQQRVARRLATVIPFTLLLVLLLLYLNTRSFTKTAIVALAVPFSSIGAIWLLWLLGYNMSVGVWVGLIALLGLDAETGVFMLLYLDLAYEDAKKRGRLRSLADLDLAVMAGAAKRLRPKFMTFATTFVGLVPILWATGTGADVMKRIAAPMVGGLFTSFVLELVVYPVVYRTWRWHAEVKHLVAAGPSAPGAAAVAGASPTASAPV; this comes from the coding sequence ATGATCGACCGGCTCATCGAGTTCTCGGTCCGCAACCGCTTCCTGGTCTTCGCCCTGGCGGTGGCCGGCTGCCTGGCCGGCTGGTGGTCGATGCGCCACGTGGCGCTCGACGCCATCCCGGACCTCTCCGACACCCAGGTCATCATCTACTCGAAGTGGGACCGCAGCCCGGACCTGGTGGAGGACCAGGTCACCTACCCCATCGTCACCGCCATGCTGGGGGCGCCCAAGGTCAAGGCGGTGCGCGGCTACTCCGACTTCGGCTACTCCTACGTCTACGTCATCTTCGAGGACGGCACCGACATCTACTGGGCCCGCTCGCGCACCACCGAGCTGCTCTCGTCGGTGGTCTCGTCGCTGCCGCAGGGGGTGAAGACCGAGCTGGGGCCGGACGCCACCGCCCTGGGCTGGGTCTTCCAGTACGTGCTGGAGGACACCAGCGGGCGCCACGACCTGGCCGAGCTCCGCTCCGCCCAGGACTGGTACCTGCGCTACCACCTGCGCTCGGTGCCCGGCGTGGCCGAGGTGGCCTCGCTGGGCGGCTTCGTGCAGCAGTACCAGGTCAACCTCGACCCGAACCGGCTGCGCGCCCACGGCATCCCCATCGGGCGGGTCGTCGAGGCGGTCAAGGGCGGCAACGGCGACGCCGGCGGCCGCCTCATCGAGGTGGCCGGCGCCGAGTACATGGTGCGCGGCCGCGGCTATGCCCGCAGCGTCCAGGACTTCGAGGACCTGGTGGTCGGCGGCGAGCGCGGCGCCCCCATCCGCGTCAAGGACGTGGGCCAGGTGGTCGTCGGCCCGGAGCTGCGACGCGGCGTGGTGGACCTGGACGGCACCGGCGACGCCGTCTCCGGCATCGTGGTGATGCGGCAGGGCGAGAACGCCCTGCAGGTCATCGACCGGGTCAAGGCCAAGCTGGCGCAGGTGGCGCCCGGGCTGCCGGCCGGCGTCAAGGTGGTGCCCATCTACGACCGCTCCGAGCTCATCGACCGGTCCATCGACACCCTGCGCTCCACCCTGCTGGAGGTGCTGCTGACGGTCTCGGTGGTCATCCTGCTCTTCCTCTGGCACGTGCCGAGCGCCATCATCCCGCTGGTCACCATCCCGGTGGCGGTGCTGATCTCCTTCATCCCCTTCCAGGCCATGGGGATCACCGCCAACATCATGTCCCTGGGCGGCATCGCCATCGCCATCGGCGCGCTGGTGGACGCGGCCATCGTGGTGGTGGAGCAGACCCACAAGCGGCTGGAGGAGTGGGAGCGGGAGGGCCGGCCGGGCGACTACGTCGAGGTGATCATCGCCGCGGTGAAGCAGGTGGGCCCCACCTCCTTCTTCGCCCTGCTGGTCATCGGCGTGTCCTTCATGCCGGTGCTGGCGCTGGAGGACCAGGAGGGGCGGCTCTTCAAGCCGCTGGCCTACACCAAGAACCTGGCCATGGTGGTGGCGGCCTTCCTGGCCATCACGCTCGATCCGGCCCTGCGCGTCACCTTGACCCACTTCCGCACCTTCGACTTCAAGCCGCGCTGGCTGGCCCGCGCCAGCAACGCCCTGGTGGGCGGGAAGATCCACGCCGAGGAGCACCACCCGGTCAGCCGCTGGCTCATGGCGGCGTACGAGCCGGTGGTAGCCTGGGCGCTGCGCCACCGGCTGCTGGTGGTGGGCGGGGCGCTGGGCCTGGTGCTGGCCACCATCCCCGTCTACCGGCAGCTCGGCTCCGAGTTCATGCCGCCCCTCGACGAGGGGGCGCTCCTCTACATGCCGACCACCGTGCCCGGGCTCTCCATCGCCGAGGCGCAGCGGCTGCTGCAGGTGAGCGACGGCATCCTGAAGCGCTTCCCCGAGGTGGACCGGGTGCTGGGCAAGGCGGGGCGGGCCGAGACCGCCACCGACCCGGCCCCCCTCTCCATGCTGGAGACGGTGGTCACCCTGAAGCCTCACGCGGCTTGGCGGAGGGCCGACACCTGGTGGACCGGGTGGGCGCCCGGCTTCCTCAGGCCGGCCCTCCGCCACCTCACCCCGGACCACATCTCCCCGGAGCAGCTGGTCTCGGAGATGAACGAGGCGCTCACGCTGGTGGGCGTCTCCAACGCCTGGACCATGCCCATCAAGGGGCGCATCGAGATGCTCAGCACCGGCATGCGCACGCCGGTGGGGCTCAAGGTGTCGGGGGCCGACCTGGAGCAGATCGAGCGGATCGGCGTCCAGGCCGAGGCCATCCTGCCGTCGGTCCGCGGCACCCGCAGCGTCTTCGCCGAGCGGGCCGGGCGGGGCTACTTCCTCGACGTGGAGTGGCGCCGCGACGCGCTGGCCCGCGAGGGGCTCACGGTGGACGAGGCGCAGATGGTCCTGCAGGCGGCCGTGGGCGGCGAGAACGTCAGCACCGCCTTCCAGGGTCGGGCCCGCTACCCGGTCAACGTGCGGTACCAGCGCGACTTCCGCAGCGACCTCGACGCGCTGGGCCGGGTGCTGGTCCCGGTGGAGGGCGGGCAGCGCCACGTGGCGCTCTCCCAGCTGGCCACCCTGCGGACCGCCGCCGGGCCCTCGATGATCCGCAACGAGGACGGCCTGCTGACCGGCTACGTGTACGTGGACCTGGCCGGGCGCGACCCGGTCGGCTACGTCGAGGAGGCCAGCGCCCTGCTGGCCTCGAAGCTCACCCTGCCGGCCGGCTACGCCGTCACCTGGAGCGGCCAGTACGAGTCGCAGCAGCGGGTGGCCAGGCGGCTGGCCACCGTCATCCCCTTCACGCTGCTGCTGGTGCTGCTGCTCCTCTACCTCAACACCCGCTCCTTCACGAAGACCGCCATCGTGGCCCTGGCGGTGCCCTTCTCCAGCATCGGCGCCATCTGGCTGCTCTGGCTGCTCGGCTACAACATGAGCGTGGGCGTCTGGGTCGGGCTGATCGCGCTGCTCGGGCTGGACGCCGAGACCGGCGTGTTCATGCTGCTGTACCTCGACCTGGCCTACGAGGACGCCAAGAAGCGGGGCCGCCTGCGCAGCCTGGCCGACCTCGACCTGGCCGTCATGGCCGGCGCGGCCAAGCGGCTGCGCCCCAAGTTCATGACCTTCGCCACCACCTTCGTCGGCCTGGTGCCCATCCTGTGGGCCACCGGCACGGGGGCCGACGTCATGAAGCGCATCGCCGCGCCCATGGTGGGCGGCCTCTTCACGTCCTTCGTGCTCGAGCTGGTGGTCTACCCGGTGGTCTACCGCACCTGGCGGTGGCACGCCGAGGTGAAGCACCTGGTGGCCGCCGGCCCCTCGGCGCCCGGCGCGGCGGCCGTGGCGGGCGCCTCGCCGACCGCCTCCGCCCCCGTCTAG